From a region of the Dermatophagoides farinae isolate YC_2012a chromosome 3, ASM2471394v1, whole genome shotgun sequence genome:
- the LOC124494822 gene encoding uncharacterized protein LOC124494822 produces MTVPIVLKTASTTTTTTTRPRWSIIHQNSNNDNNNNMNVIIVNNVIYDNDNGKLIDYAEKNLQILSSNHQHQYGKRQSWSRMMMMMMINVGNNKHHHYHHHQQNKNKDNNIHTRIMKKMIYTFFIYLFILSTISISNNGHQFTIVQLVNAASLSSSSSSSSMNHNHHYYNENNIINITRFQNQHQQQQQARLKKAYNHHHHQQQQSESTTISYLPTIDGHQKAFISNNNNHNNNQPPLTLGSCTSPEVMVNGAPSPDIAGTVSGGEWGSIEEIQFVGMVMSPPTTAAKNNDNNSDGHNDDETIDIKQKRICKIKCLNGVWIGPFCAFQTADEYEPILRSCRVPIIANGSIIIIDSKNTYNHNYYNNDDDHHHHHHYDEKMKKNYRTKPRELPHGSIIKVKCKEIGMFKLTTMNGNDTIQCLDGKWDQSVIPHCEPTTLHMNFSLSSPPSILYTLLDGTLGINDFDDDSYPSSFQSYDDYYEQQQIYEQNEQQQPQIVISPGSILHLDCVFQETFGQPQWSVSDIPQIYYDSEHQHGTAINNNKKIDSSSSSSSSSLFDQHHYHQLHHTQILNEQHWNPNQMEYQNSEHQRQQQQHKYQYSLSRNKHLRRNKYQNRRKHYYQQSKPGSSANIRTHTTGWAILTDKHSWKYRLAIYYASETDTGRYTCTTPNGQSNYMDIVVKDVQCPSLEELKQQQQNIDNDNDKHNPYRDDPNRLATKTGYHMHDRIRFSCIDGYRLYGGHREVKCLPNGHWSHPFPICQEISCPDYVNLKDLDPNLFITYERLSSSSNVQQQQQQQQNDMDFDNDFFSHSLSSLSSGHHHDHHGHHNNHHLLDRQALRFRCPIGYRLIGSSLIKCDHIHNEWSETFPKCQQLQCPEPEPPSNGKIIIKSKSGGNQLSSSSSLFNQTTTTVYLVGDYIQFGCRKGYRMIGSDIITCLHTEQWSSLPPKCKQVCSYPAKLLHGYYEPVKFHYNIGDIVHVHCDNGFRLAKEFEDNLQPLHFDHNNNETITMLCSNDGLWIGPAIKCKRQNNNKQQQQMNDGSGKSSSTNSL; encoded by the exons atgacAGTTCCGATTGTTCTAAAAACagcttcaacaacaacaacaacaacaacaaggccACGATGGTCAATCATCCATCAAAACagcaataatgataataataataatatgaatgtCATAATAGTAAATAATGTCAtctatgataatgataatggaaaattgatcgattatgcagaaaaaaatttacaaattttatcatccaatcatcaacatcagtATGGAAAACGACAATCATGGtccagaatgatgatgatgatgatgataaatgttgggaataataaacatcatcattatcatcatcatcaacagaataaaaataaagataataatattcatacaagaataatgaaaaaaatgatatacacatttttcatttatttatttatattatcaacaatatcaatttcaaataatggtCATCAATTTACGATTGTACAGTTAGTAAATGCcgcatcattatcatcatcatcatcatcatcatcaatgaatcataatcatcattattacaatgaaaataacatAATCAATATAACGAGGTTCCAGAATcaacatcagcaacaacaacaagcacgATTAAAAAAAGCTTataaccaccatcatcatcaacaacaacagtccGAATCGACGACAATATCATATTTGCCTACAATTGATG GACATCAAAAGGCATTcatttccaacaacaacaaccacaacaacaaccaaccacCATTAACATTAGGATCATGTACATCACCTGAAGTAATGGTAAATGGTGCACCATCACCAGATATTGCCGGTACTGTTAGTGGTGGTGAATGGGGTTCAATTGAAGAGATACAATTTGTCGGTATGGTTATgtcaccaccaacaacagcagcaaaaaataatgataataatagtgatggccataatgatgatgaaacaatcgATATTAAACAGAAACGTATCTGCAAAATTAAGTGCCTTAATGGCGTATGGATTGGACCATTCTGTGCATTCCAAACTG cCGATGAATATGAACCAATTTTGCGATCATGCCGTGTGCCAATTATTGCCAATGGttcgataataattattgattcaaaaaatacTTATAAtcacaattattataataatgatgatgatcatcatcatcatcaccattatgatgaaaaaatgaaaaaaaattatagaaCCAAACCTCGTGAATTACCGCATGGATCGATTATTAAg GTAAAATGTAAAGAAATTGGAATGTTTAAGctaacaacaatgaatggaaatgatACCATACAATGTTTGGATGGTAAATGGGATCAATCGGTGATTCCACATTGTGAACCAACAACATTacatatgaatttttcat tGTCTAGTCCACCAAGTATTCTTTATACATTATTAGATGGTACATTGGGcattaatgattttgatgatgattcatatccatcatcatttcaatcatatgatgattattatgaacaacaacaaatatatgaacaaaatgaacaacagcaGCCACAAATTGTGATATCACCTGGTTCAATTTTACATCTTGATTGTGTATTTCAAGAAACATTTGGACAACCACAATGGTCAGTATCGGATATACCACAAATATATTATGATTCTGAACATCAACATGGTACTgcaatcaacaataacaaaaagattgattcatcatcatcatcatcatcatcatcattatttgatcaacatcattatcatcaattacaTCATACACAgatattgaatgaacaacatTGGAATCCGAATCAAATGGAATATCAAAATAGTGAACAtcaacggcaacaacaacaacataaataTCAATATTCATTATCTAGAAATAAACATTTACGACGTAATAAATATCAGAATCGTCgtaaacattattatcaacaatctAAACCTGGATCATCGGCTAACATCAG AACACATACAACTGGATGGGCAATATTAACCGATAAACATTCATGGAAATATCGTTTAGCTATTTATTATGCAAGTGAAACAGATACCGGACGTTATACATGTACAACACCAAATGGTCAAAGCAACTATATGGATATTGTTGTTAAAG aTGTTCAATGTCCATCATTAGAAGAATtgaaacaacagcaacaaaatatagataatgataatgataaacataATCCATATCGTGATGATCCAAATCGTTTAGCAACAAAAACTGGTTATCATATGCATGATCGTATACGTTTTTCTTGTATTGATGGTTATCGTTTATATGGTGGTCATCGTGAAGTTAAATGTCTGCCGAATGGTCATTGGTCACATCCATTTCCAATATGTCAAG AAATAAGCTGCCCAGATTATGTGAATTTAAAAGATTTAGATCCAAATCTATTTATAACATATgaacgattatcatcatcatcaaatgttcagcagcaacaacaacaacaacaaaatgatatggattttgataatgattttttcagccattcactatcatcattgtcgtctggtcatcatcatgatcatcatggccatcataataatcatcatctattagATAGACAAGCATTACGATTTCGTTGTCCAATCGGTTATCGTTTGATtggttcatcattaatcaaatGTGATCATATACATAATGAATGGAGTGAAACATTTCCAAAATGTCAAC AGCTACAATGTCCGGAACCGGAACCACCATCGAATGGAAAGATAATTATTAAATCTAAATCCGGTGgtaatcaattatcatcatcatcatcattgtttaatCAAACAACCACTACAGTATATCTTGTCGGTGATTATATACAATTTGGTTGCCGTAAAGGTTATCGTATGATTGGTTCGGATATTATTACCTGTTTACATACTGAACAATGGTCTTCATTGCCACCAAAAT GCAAACAAGTTTGTTCATATCCTGCAAAATTATTACATGGCTACTATGAACCGGTTAAATTCCATTATAATATCGGTGATATTGTTCACGTACATTGTGACAATGGTTTTCGTTTGGCAAAAGAATTTGAAGATAATCTACAGCCATTacattttgatcataataataatgaaacaataacaatgttATGCAGTAATGATGGACTTTGGATTGGACCGGCTATTAAATGTAAacgacaaaataataataaacaacaacaacaaatgaatgatggtagtggcaaatcatcatctacaaattcattatga
- the LOC124495330 gene encoding uncharacterized protein LOC124495330: MQKMVYSCSKCHKAITEPMVSKCDNRYWHSSCLTCQMCGHTPSVVGEQSMYMFRGSLICKNDYMRINCVCKTCSRPLSQSDMVIKANGYGYMHDKCVFCGRCQHRLETGDRFMLTTDQMIVCQKCIMQQHPQGPPGSGGGGVGPNATPPQHPMHSHPHSQMVNPTPMGPMMQQHGGHGPPPPMHGHHSSPMGPGGGGHHGHGPLPPQYTHHHSQQQLGPPQNHHGGHHSHGQGPLHGQQQNFGPQQHQQHPHPQHSSHPSHTHPPPPHPSSNFMMGGGQPNGYQPPPNQNNNNGSNNINGMYGGHHHPHHHHHHHHHPHMGHQTGMANSNGPPNGQQPPPPQSAPNGLGPGVNNANTRATPPTSTATNNTTGNTTTNTTSTGGGGGGRRGRKRNTQVKEEF, encoded by the coding sequence atgcaaaaaatggTTTATTCATGTTCCAAGTGCCATAAAGCCATCACCGAACCGATGGTATCGAAATGTGATAATCGCTATTGGCATTCATCATGTCTCACATGTCAAATGTGTGGCCATACACCGTCGGTGGTTGGTGAACAATCAATGTATATGTTTCGTGGTTCATTAATAtgtaaaaatgattatatgcGTATTAATTGCGTTTGTAAAACGTGTTCAAGACCACTAAGCCAAAGCGATATGGTGATCAAAGCCAATGGTTATGGATATATGCATGATAAATGCGTTTTTTGTGGACGATGTCAACATCGTCTTGAAACCGGTGATCGATTCATGCTCACCActgatcaaatgattgtaTGTCAGAAATGTATTATGCAACAACATCCACAAGGTCCCCCCGgttctggtggtggtggtgttggacCGAACGCTACACCTCCACAGCATCCAATGCATTCACACCCACATTCACAGATGGTCAATCCAACGCCTATGGGCCCTATGATGCAACAGCATGGTGGTCATgggccaccaccaccaatgcATGGCCATCATTCATCTCCTATGGGGCCAGGGGGTGGAGGTCATCATGGTCATGGGCCACTGCCACCACAGtatactcatcatcattctcaacaacaactaggACCACCGCAAAACCATCATGGCGGCCACCATTCACACGGTCAAGGACCATTACacggacaacaacaaaatttcgGACCACAacagcatcaacaacatcctCATCCTCAACATTCATCACATCCATCCCATACacatccaccaccaccgcatCCATCTTCAAATTTTATGATGGGCGGTGGACAACCCAATGGATATCAACCACCACCCAatcaaaataacaataacggCTCCAACAATATAAATGGAATGTATGGAGGCCATCaccatccacatcatcaccatcatcatcatcatcaccctCATATGGGCCATCAAACAGGGATGGCAAATTCTAATGGGCCACCTAATGgtcaacaaccaccaccccCTCAATCAGCTCCAAATGGTCTTGGACCTGGAGTTAATAATGCCAACACAAGAGCAACACCGCCAACATCAACGGCAACAAATAATACGACAGGCAATACGACGACAAATACAACATCAACTGGTGGAGGCGGTGGCGGCCGCCGTGGTCGAAAAAGAAACACACAGGTCAAAgaagaattttga